In Erigeron canadensis isolate Cc75 chromosome 1, C_canadensis_v1, whole genome shotgun sequence, a single window of DNA contains:
- the LOC122585318 gene encoding flotillin-like protein 4 produces the protein MYRVASASQYLVITGYGIEDIKIAKKAWVLPGQSYSIFDISPVNYTFEVMAMSAEKLPFILPAVFTIGPRSDDEESLHKYAKLISPLEKQSQHMNELVKGVIEGETRVLAASMTMEEIFKGTKEFKQEVFEKVQLELNQFGLWIYNANVKQLVDVPGHEYFSYLGQKIQTEAANQAKIDVAEARMKGEIGSKFREGQTLQNAAKIDAETRIISTQRQGEGKKEDINVRTEVKVFENEREAELAKANAELAVKKAKWAKESRVAEVEANKAVALREAELQKHVEIMNALTQKEKLKAEFLSKASVEYETKVQEANWDLYRKQKDAEADLYEKEKQADAQKAIAEATFYSRKQVADGELYTKQKEAEGLVALAQAQGTYLRTLLGALGGNYTALRDYLMINGGMYRDIAKINGEAVKGLQPKISIWTSVNGGGEGADGGAMKEVAGVYKMLPPLFNTVHEQTGMLPPIWMGKITES, from the exons ATGTACAGGGTAGCAAGTGCCTCTCAATATTTGGTTATCACCGGTTATGGAATCGAGGACATCAAAATCGCTAAAAAAGCATGGGTTCTTCCGGGCCAATCCTATTCCATTTTTGACATCTCACCAGTTAATTACACTTTCGAAGTCATGGCTATGAGTGCAGAGAAACTCCCATTCATCCTTCCTGCGGTGTTTACCATTGGTCCGCGCTCTGATGACGAAGAGAGTCTCCATAAATATGCCAAGTTAATCTCCCCACTTGAGAAACAATCGCAGCATATGAACGAGCTTGTCAAGGGGGTCATCGAGGGTGAGACACGTGTCCTGGCTGCATCCATGACCATGGAAGAGATCTTTAAAGGGACCAAGGAGTTCAAGCAGGAGGTGTTTGAGAAAGTTCAGTTGGAATTGAATCAATTTGGATTGTGGATCTATAATGCTAATGTAAAACAGCTGGTTGATGTTCCCGGACACGAGTATTTCTCGTATTTAGGACAAAAGATACAAACGGAAGCAGCAAATCAGGCTAAAATCGATGTTGCTGAAGCTAGGATGAAG GGTGAAATAGGCTCAAAGTTCAGAGAAGGCCAGACGCTGCAGAATGCAGCCAAAATAGATGCTGAAACAAGGATCATATCGACACAAAGGCAAGGAGAGGGTAAGAAGGAAGACATAAATGTCCGGACAGAGGTGAAGGTGTTTGAGAATGAGAGGGAGGCTGAACTGGCCAAAGCAAATGCAGAGCTGGCAGTGAAGAAGGCAAAGTGGGCCAAGGAGTCAAGGGTAGCAGAGGTGGAGGCTAATAAGGCTGTGGCGCTTAGGGAGGCAGAGCTACAGAAACATGTTGAGATCATGAACGCCTTGACTCAAAAGGAGAAACTTAAGGCTGAGTTCTTGAGCAAAGCTAGCGTTGAGTATGAAACCAAG GTACAAGAGGCGAATTGGGACCTATACAGGAAGCAAAAAGATGCGGAAGCTGATCTTTATGAGAAGGAAAAACAAGCAGATGCTCAAAAGGCGATAGCTGAGGCCACATTTTACTCCCGCAAGCAAGTAGCTGATGGTGAATTatacacaaaacaaaaagaagCAGAGGGTCTTGTTGCCCTAGCACAAGCTCAAGGTACCTACCTACGCACTCTTTTGGGTGCGTTGGGAGGAAACTATACGGCTTTAAGAGACTACTTAATGATTAATGGAGGAATGTACAGAGATATTGCCAAGATTAATGGCGAGGCCGTTAAGGGGTTGCAGCCGAAGATTAGCATTTGGACCAGCGTAAATGGTGGTGGAGAGGGTGCTGATGGTGGTGCTATGAAGGAAGTTGCCGGGGTGTACAAAATGTTGCCTCCCTTATTTAACACGGTTCATGAGCAAACCGGAATGCTGCCACCAATTTGGATGGGAAAGATCACTGAATCCTAA